Proteins from a single region of Haloplanus sp. GDY1:
- a CDS encoding phosphopantetheine adenylyltransferase gives MTRSERVVILGGTFTPIHNGHRALLHHAFQTASHDGDGDGHVVVGLTSPDLATETRSDPSHAEMLGSFADRRDALGAELDRIRDAYTASCEIIRLEDPGGPAATRPDIDALVTSPEAKAQRRAHGINERRAAEGLSPLEIHTPPFIVDEEGTRISSTRIRNGEIDVHGRILDD, from the coding sequence ATGACACGCTCGGAGCGCGTCGTGATCCTGGGTGGAACCTTCACGCCGATCCACAACGGCCACCGCGCCCTCCTGCATCACGCCTTCCAGACGGCCAGCCACGACGGCGACGGCGACGGTCACGTCGTCGTCGGCCTCACCTCGCCCGACCTCGCGACGGAGACGCGGAGCGACCCGTCACACGCCGAGATGCTCGGCTCCTTCGCCGACCGCCGCGACGCCCTCGGCGCCGAACTCGACCGGATCCGCGACGCCTACACGGCCTCCTGTGAGATCATCCGTCTGGAGGACCCGGGCGGACCGGCGGCGACGCGACCGGACATCGACGCCCTCGTCACGTCGCCGGAGGCGAAGGCCCAGCGCCGGGCACACGGGATCAACGAGCGCCGCGCCGCCGAGGGGCTGTCGCCCCTGGAGATCCACACGCCGCCGTTCATCGTCGACGAGGAGGGCACTCGGATCAGCAGCACGCGCATCCGAAACGGCGAAATCGACGTTCACGGCCGCATCCTCGACGACTGA
- a CDS encoding ABC transporter ATP-binding protein, which produces MPSATPSVEATDLRKRYGDETALDGVSLSIPAGTIYGFLGPNGAGKTTTMRLLTGLSRPTEGEAHVCGVPVEDRRELVSHVGYLPETPPLYDEFTGREQLDYVADLRDIPPETAERRIDDYLDRFDLREDATKRIGSYSKGMKRKTAFVGSVLHEPDVLFLDEPTSGLDPRAARRIRESITAFADEGTTVFLSTHILPVVEEVADAVGVLFEGRLVAEGSPSDLKERASAGGTLEDVFLGVTGGDGSSAFEGDR; this is translated from the coding sequence ATGCCCTCCGCAACCCCGTCCGTCGAGGCGACCGACCTCCGGAAGCGCTACGGCGACGAAACCGCGCTCGACGGCGTCTCCCTGTCCATCCCGGCCGGAACGATCTACGGCTTCCTCGGCCCGAACGGCGCCGGCAAGACGACGACGATGCGGCTGTTGACCGGGCTCTCCAGGCCCACCGAGGGCGAGGCGCACGTCTGTGGCGTCCCCGTCGAGGATCGGCGCGAACTGGTCTCCCACGTCGGGTACCTCCCCGAGACGCCGCCGCTCTACGACGAGTTCACCGGCCGCGAACAGCTCGACTACGTGGCCGACCTCCGGGACATCCCGCCGGAGACGGCCGAGCGGCGGATCGACGACTACCTCGACCGGTTCGACCTGCGCGAGGACGCCACGAAGCGGATCGGCTCCTACTCCAAGGGGATGAAACGGAAGACGGCGTTCGTCGGGAGCGTCCTCCACGAACCGGACGTGCTCTTCCTCGACGAACCGACGAGCGGCCTCGACCCGCGGGCGGCACGGCGGATCCGCGAGTCGATCACGGCGTTCGCCGACGAGGGGACGACCGTCTTCCTCTCGACGCACATCCTCCCCGTCGTCGAGGAGGTGGCCGACGCCGTCGGCGTCCTCTTCGAGGGGCGCCTCGTCGCCGAGGGATCGCCGTCCGACCTGAAGGAGCGTGCGTCCGCGGGCGGCACGCTCGAGGACGTCTTCCTCGGGGTCACCGGCGGCGACGGCTCGTCCGCGTTCGAGGGCGACCGATGA
- a CDS encoding DsrE/DsrF/DrsH-like family protein — protein sequence MSTDPNTTETPTEGDARSREALAARVDELEARLADVEADDEGQPKLSIVATKGTLDMAYPPLVLASTAAAFGYEVTVFHTFWGLDILHEERSKNLQLSSVGNPNLPVPNVVGALPGMDRVTTEMLRRRIEDNDTATVEELVETSLDMGVEFQACQMTIDLMGYDEDDFYDGVTTGVGAATAVRDMAEADVQLLV from the coding sequence ATGAGCACGGATCCGAACACCACCGAGACGCCGACGGAGGGGGACGCCCGGAGCAGGGAGGCGCTGGCGGCGCGTGTCGACGAACTCGAAGCGCGGCTCGCGGACGTCGAGGCCGACGACGAGGGCCAGCCGAAGCTGTCGATCGTCGCGACGAAGGGCACCCTCGATATGGCCTACCCGCCGCTCGTCCTCGCGAGCACCGCGGCCGCCTTCGGGTACGAGGTCACCGTCTTTCACACCTTCTGGGGGCTCGACATCCTCCACGAGGAGCGCTCGAAGAACCTGCAGCTCAGCTCGGTCGGCAACCCGAACCTGCCCGTCCCGAACGTCGTGGGGGCGCTCCCCGGGATGGATCGGGTGACCACCGAGATGCTGCGCAGACGCATCGAGGACAACGACACCGCCACCGTCGAGGAGCTCGTCGAGACGTCCCTCGACATGGGCGTCGAGTTCCAGGCCTGTCAGATGACCATCGACCTGATGGGCTACGATGAGGACGACTTCTACGACGGGGTCACGACCGGCGTCGGTGCCGCGACGGCCGTCCGGGACATGGCCGAGGCGGACGTCCAGCTCCTCGTCTGA
- a CDS encoding universal stress protein gives MYRVLVPVDRDERRAVSQADYVVRLPDAPESVEATVLYVVPPERFSRAESVSFADNEAAVAAADRLSAAGVETTRLVADGSVSREVVRTADDVDADELVVGGRKRSGVTRVLLGSTAHDLLVSADRPVTITGANAVLGEGSRTVMLPVDGSVDRARRQAEYVLGLPDAAAVEATVLYVFPHQDYRGAPEHAFDEIEAAVVAADELEAGGVSVERAAVGGEVASRIVAAAEDRDVDGVVMGGRKRSGVAKVLLGSTALDVVLSASRPVTLTG, from the coding sequence ATGTACCGGGTACTCGTGCCGGTGGATCGCGACGAGCGTCGGGCGGTCAGCCAGGCGGACTACGTCGTCCGGCTTCCGGACGCCCCGGAATCGGTCGAAGCGACGGTGTTGTACGTCGTCCCGCCGGAGCGGTTCTCGCGGGCGGAGAGCGTGTCCTTCGCGGACAACGAGGCGGCCGTCGCGGCGGCGGACCGGCTGTCGGCCGCGGGCGTCGAGACGACACGACTCGTCGCCGACGGGAGCGTCTCACGGGAGGTCGTTCGGACGGCGGACGACGTCGACGCCGACGAACTCGTCGTCGGTGGTCGCAAACGCTCCGGGGTGACCCGGGTGTTGCTGGGGAGTACCGCCCACGACCTGCTGGTCTCGGCCGACCGTCCGGTCACGATCACGGGGGCGAACGCCGTCCTCGGCGAGGGGTCGCGGACGGTGATGCTCCCGGTCGACGGGAGCGTCGACCGCGCCCGACGGCAGGCCGAGTACGTCCTCGGGCTTCCCGACGCGGCGGCCGTCGAGGCGACGGTCCTCTACGTCTTTCCCCACCAGGACTACCGGGGCGCCCCGGAGCACGCGTTCGACGAGATCGAGGCGGCCGTCGTGGCGGCCGACGAACTGGAGGCCGGGGGCGTGAGCGTCGAGCGCGCGGCGGTGGGCGGCGAGGTGGCCAGTCGGATCGTCGCTGCCGCGGAGGATCGCGACGTCGACGGCGTCGTGATGGGCGGTCGGAAACGTTCGGGCGTGGCCAAGGTCCTCCTCGGCAGCACCGCGCTGGACGTCGTGCTCTCGGCGTCGCGGCCGGTCACCCTGACGGGGTGA
- a CDS encoding sulfurtransferase TusA family protein: MTDYEITETLDVTGENCPMPVVKTKQRTDTLSAGEILEVLATDPGSVNDLAGWAETTDGVELLDQAEGEDVFAHYVRKTE, encoded by the coding sequence ATGACCGACTACGAGATCACCGAGACGCTCGACGTGACGGGCGAGAACTGCCCGATGCCGGTCGTCAAGACGAAACAGCGCACCGACACGCTCTCCGCGGGAGAGATTCTCGAAGTGCTCGCGACCGACCCGGGGAGCGTGAACGACCTGGCCGGGTGGGCCGAGACGACGGACGGCGTCGAACTCCTCGACCAGGCGGAAGGGGAGGACGTCTTCGCGCACTACGTCCGCAAGACCGAGTGA
- a CDS encoding DUF2270 domain-containing protein: MAEEPSAVDPTDPEYRDVGEGLLDEEMGPSSAMAHLYRGEVHRMKLWRERLDRTTNWAVIIMAAILTWAFSSPDNPHYIILIGVVTLAVFLLIEARRYRGYEIWRTRVRILQENVWAPGLDPSGGVEDPDWRATLSRDYRTPTLKISAEEAVAHRLRRVYLPLFGVLLAAWIVRITAFSPEPWVESAAVGMVPGAVVVSAVVCCYLAALVVAVRPRAWHARGELRSEDIRELP; encoded by the coding sequence ATGGCGGAGGAACCGTCGGCCGTCGATCCGACCGATCCGGAGTACCGCGACGTCGGCGAGGGGCTGCTGGACGAGGAGATGGGGCCGAGTTCGGCGATGGCACACCTCTACCGGGGCGAGGTCCACCGCATGAAGCTGTGGCGCGAACGCCTCGATCGGACGACCAACTGGGCGGTCATCATCATGGCCGCCATCCTCACCTGGGCGTTCTCCAGCCCGGACAACCCCCACTACATCATCCTCATCGGCGTCGTGACGCTCGCGGTCTTCCTCCTGATCGAGGCGCGTCGCTACCGGGGGTACGAGATCTGGCGCACGCGCGTCCGGATCCTGCAGGAGAACGTCTGGGCGCCCGGACTCGATCCGTCCGGCGGCGTCGAGGATCCGGACTGGCGGGCGACGCTGAGCCGTGACTACCGGACGCCGACGCTCAAGATCAGCGCCGAGGAGGCCGTCGCACACCGTCTCCGGCGCGTCTACCTCCCGCTGTTCGGCGTGTTGCTCGCCGCCTGGATCGTCCGGATCACGGCGTTCTCCCCCGAGCCGTGGGTCGAGAGCGCGGCGGTCGGGATGGTCCCCGGCGCCGTCGTCGTGTCGGCGGTCGTGTGCTGTTATCTCGCCGCGCTCGTCGTCGCCGTCCGCCCGCGCGCCTGGCACGCCAGGGGCGAGCTTCGCTCGGAGGACATCCGAGAGCTCCCCTGA
- a CDS encoding universal stress protein, with protein MYERVLVPTDGSDAAAAAAEHAIDIASAYGATVHALYVADVRMSPISTGMDREAVRDLLDRSNRDPTGAVRERADAAGVPVVEALRIGVPHEAIGAYVDDHDVDLVVMGTHGRTGLERTMLGSVTERVLRTVDAPVLTVRGEAASTPDGRPSG; from the coding sequence GTGTACGAACGGGTCCTCGTGCCGACGGACGGGAGCGACGCGGCGGCGGCGGCCGCCGAACACGCCATCGACATCGCGTCGGCCTACGGCGCGACGGTTCACGCCCTCTACGTCGCCGACGTGCGGATGAGCCCGATCAGTACCGGAATGGATCGCGAGGCGGTGCGCGACCTGCTCGACCGGTCGAACCGTGACCCCACGGGCGCGGTCCGGGAGCGCGCGGACGCGGCGGGCGTGCCCGTCGTCGAGGCGCTTCGGATCGGCGTCCCCCACGAGGCCATCGGCGCGTACGTCGACGACCACGACGTCGACCTCGTCGTGATGGGGACGCACGGACGGACGGGACTGGAGCGCACGATGCTCGGGAGCGTCACCGAGCGCGTCCTCCGGACGGTCGACGCGCCGGTCCTGACGGTTCGCGGGGAGGCGGCGTCGACGCCGGACGGCCGGCCGTCCGGGTGA